The proteins below are encoded in one region of Aequorivita iocasae:
- a CDS encoding APC family permease: MKDTTVKNNKLSLIGSISLGTGVMIGAGIFVLMGQIAELVGDLFPVAFIAGAIVVGFSSYSYVKFSNAFPSSGGVVKFLNKSYGPGTTTGVFSLLMYVSMVVSESLVAGTFGAYTLRLFPESLAGYASILGILLLVTAYIINILGNKVIGATATFTAIIKVVGIALLAIAGLIASGFADITGNYIPRNTETLPQGFAFIAALALAILAYKGFTTITNQGGDIKNPHKNLGRSIIISILICTIIYVALALAVAGGLTIPEIIEAKDYALAAAAQPIFGEWGSWITIAIAIIATFSGVIASVFSASRLLAMLSNMKQVPSLKRMGNLKNPALIFTVSLAILLTVLFDLTRIASIGAIFYLIMDIAIHWGLFRHLKKEVDFLPIIPLIAIVMDVAVLSAFLYIKYLNDPLVLIVAAIGIILIIVAERLFMISHTDDEGNMPMGMEVTSNIKTKHN, from the coding sequence ATGAAAGACACCACAGTTAAAAATAATAAGCTTTCTCTAATAGGTTCCATATCTCTCGGTACTGGGGTTATGATTGGTGCTGGAATATTTGTCCTTATGGGACAAATAGCTGAATTGGTAGGTGATTTATTTCCGGTTGCTTTTATAGCTGGTGCCATTGTGGTTGGTTTCAGTTCATATTCCTATGTGAAGTTTTCAAATGCTTTTCCATCTTCTGGAGGCGTTGTTAAATTCTTGAACAAATCCTATGGCCCTGGCACTACGACAGGGGTCTTTTCTTTGTTGATGTATGTCTCAATGGTGGTTTCAGAAAGCTTGGTGGCGGGCACTTTTGGAGCATATACGCTTCGGCTGTTCCCAGAAAGTTTGGCTGGTTACGCATCCATTCTCGGGATTCTGCTATTGGTAACAGCTTACATCATCAATATTTTAGGAAACAAAGTTATTGGCGCAACAGCCACCTTTACAGCAATTATCAAAGTTGTAGGTATTGCATTGCTCGCCATTGCGGGACTTATAGCTTCCGGATTCGCAGATATTACAGGAAATTATATTCCAAGAAATACGGAAACGTTGCCACAAGGGTTCGCTTTTATTGCTGCATTGGCGTTGGCAATCCTTGCCTATAAGGGATTCACTACTATTACAAATCAGGGAGGTGATATTAAAAATCCACATAAGAACCTTGGACGTTCTATTATTATTTCCATTCTTATTTGCACGATTATTTATGTAGCCTTGGCACTGGCTGTTGCTGGAGGTTTAACTATCCCAGAAATAATCGAAGCAAAGGATTACGCCTTGGCAGCGGCGGCACAACCCATTTTTGGGGAATGGGGTTCTTGGATTACCATAGCAATAGCCATTATAGCAACCTTTTCTGGTGTTATAGCAAGTGTGTTTTCGGCCTCACGCTTGTTGGCGATGTTGAGCAATATGAAGCAAGTGCCGTCCCTAAAAAGAATGGGGAATCTTAAAAACCCTGCCCTCATATTCACGGTTTCACTGGCTATTTTACTGACCGTGTTGTTTGATTTAACAAGGATTGCTTCCATTGGGGCTATTTTTTACCTCATTATGGATATTGCTATCCATTGGGGACTTTTTCGCCACCTAAAAAAAGAAGTGGATTTTCTGCCAATCATTCCATTAATAGCCATTGTGATGGATGTTGCGGTGCTTTCAGCATTTCTTTATATAAAATATCTGAACGACCCATTGGTGCTTATCGTAGCGGCAATTGGGATTATTCTAATCATTGTTGCGGAACGGCTTTTTATGATTTCACATACAGATGATGAGGGAAATATGCCGATGGGAATGGAAGTAACAAGTAATATAAAAACAAAACATAATTAA
- a CDS encoding NAD(P)/FAD-dependent oxidoreductase — translation MNVNYSNNNAEESACKVTETICLPDSDLPRVVIIGGGFAGLALTEKLKHKEIQVILIDKNNFHQFQPLLYQVATSALEPDSIVFPFRKQFNGYKNVVFRLAEVEEIQASSNIIVTDKGTVEYDYLVLATGTTTNFFGMENVEQNSLGMKDIRDSLNIRHLMLQNLEQAAITCDDDERDALTNFVIVGGGPAGVEMAGALAEFCKYILPKDYPEYPSSIMNIYLIEAIDELLSTMSEKASTKTLKYLKDLDVKVLFNESVSDYDGSIVTTKSGKTIFAKNLIWTAGVKGQFPKGIDEKHVVKGNRIRTGSFLMVEGYENIFAIGDIAAIITNETPKGHPQVAQTAIQQGKYLGNSLLKIINDEAVKPFEYKDKGSLATVGKRKAVADLGKFKFAGYFAWLLWSIVHLMSISGFRNRLMVGFNWAVSYFTYEKSNRLIIRNFKPKSSVNNPKK, via the coding sequence ATGAACGTCAATTACTCAAATAATAATGCAGAAGAATCTGCTTGTAAGGTAACAGAGACAATATGCCTTCCAGATTCTGACTTACCGCGTGTAGTTATCATTGGCGGTGGGTTTGCAGGTTTGGCATTGACAGAAAAACTGAAACACAAAGAAATTCAAGTTATCCTTATTGACAAAAATAATTTCCATCAGTTTCAGCCTTTGCTTTATCAAGTAGCTACAAGTGCCCTGGAACCGGACAGCATTGTTTTTCCTTTCAGAAAACAATTTAATGGATATAAAAACGTGGTATTCCGTTTGGCAGAAGTGGAAGAAATTCAAGCCTCATCAAATATAATTGTCACAGATAAAGGAACAGTTGAATATGATTATTTGGTTTTGGCAACCGGAACAACTACCAATTTCTTTGGTATGGAAAACGTTGAGCAAAACAGCTTGGGGATGAAGGATATTCGTGATTCCCTAAACATCCGCCATCTGATGTTGCAAAATCTGGAACAGGCAGCCATAACCTGTGATGATGATGAACGTGATGCCCTGACAAATTTCGTTATCGTTGGTGGTGGTCCTGCTGGGGTAGAAATGGCAGGAGCTTTGGCAGAATTCTGTAAATACATTCTACCGAAGGATTATCCAGAGTACCCTTCTTCTATAATGAACATTTATTTGATTGAGGCCATTGATGAATTGTTAAGTACAATGTCTGAAAAAGCCTCTACAAAAACCCTGAAATATTTGAAGGACTTGGATGTAAAGGTACTATTCAATGAATCGGTAAGCGATTATGACGGGTCAATAGTCACAACCAAAAGTGGGAAAACCATTTTTGCCAAAAACCTAATCTGGACAGCAGGTGTAAAAGGACAGTTCCCAAAAGGTATCGATGAAAAACACGTGGTAAAAGGCAACCGTATAAGAACGGGCTCATTTTTAATGGTAGAAGGTTACGAAAACATTTTTGCCATAGGCGATATAGCGGCTATAATTACAAATGAAACGCCAAAAGGACATCCACAAGTAGCACAGACGGCTATTCAACAAGGGAAATATTTGGGTAATTCATTATTGAAAATTATTAATGATGAAGCCGTAAAGCCTTTCGAATATAAAGATAAAGGTTCGTTGGCGACCGTTGGTAAACGAAAAGCAGTAGCTGATTTGGGTAAATTCAAGTTTGCAGGTTATTTCGCTTGGTTGTTATGGTCTATTGTGCATTTGATGTCAATAAGCGGATTTAGAAATAGATTGATGGTTGGTTTTAATTGGGCGGTAAGCTATTTCACTTACGAAAAGAGCAACCGCCTGATTATTAGAAATTTTAAACCTAAATCTTCTGTGAATAATCCGAAGAAATAA
- a CDS encoding universal stress protein: protein MKIVLAIDGSEFSKVAVKELAKFSLPQDSEISIINVYEHPAMSTPELISTTDTLDVYYREFIANAEKLGEKIVSDAVIIISEKNSSIAITTSVVSGLPKKEILEKAESFDADLIVVGSQGQGAFSRLLLGSVSQYLATHAKCSVMIVKDKDSK from the coding sequence ATGAAGATAGTATTAGCAATAGACGGTTCAGAGTTTAGTAAAGTGGCTGTTAAGGAACTTGCAAAATTTTCATTACCACAGGATAGTGAAATTAGTATAATAAACGTTTATGAGCATCCAGCGATGTCAACGCCAGAGCTCATTTCAACAACGGACACTCTTGACGTCTATTATCGAGAATTTATAGCCAATGCAGAAAAATTGGGAGAAAAAATTGTTTCCGATGCTGTAATAATCATATCTGAAAAAAATAGTTCGATTGCAATAACAACAAGCGTGGTCAGTGGGCTTCCAAAAAAGGAGATTTTAGAAAAAGCAGAGTCGTTTGATGCAGATTTAATCGTAGTCGGCTCTCAAGGGCAAGGAGCATTTTCACGTCTTTTATTGGGTTCTGTTTCACAGTATTTAGCAACACACGCCAAATGTTCAGTAATGATTGTAAAAGACAAGGACTCAAAGTAA
- a CDS encoding lycopene cyclase domain-containing protein codes for MQNVWFIWSLIILALWAVIYLSKKENRKAMLQMSLITMPFGLTEPLFVPEYWMPPSLFELAEKTGFDIESLIFSFAIGGIGTVVYNLIFKRGLSEIPHIERNHKRHRLHNYILFTPVVIFILLALFTSLNHIYCGIIALFIGGLATLYCRPDLKGKIWVGGILFTVLYFIYFGSILPFYPQYVELYWNLNNLTHILVLGIPIEELLFAFTFGMYWSGLYEHLYWRKLIKLNKARN; via the coding sequence ATGCAGAATGTCTGGTTTATATGGTCGCTTATCATTTTAGCTCTTTGGGCAGTTATCTACTTGTCCAAAAAAGAAAATAGAAAAGCAATGCTTCAAATGAGCCTAATCACTATGCCGTTTGGTTTAACAGAGCCCTTGTTTGTGCCAGAATATTGGATGCCACCATCATTATTTGAATTGGCCGAAAAAACAGGCTTTGACATTGAAAGTTTAATATTTTCTTTCGCCATAGGCGGAATAGGTACAGTTGTTTATAACCTGATTTTTAAGCGAGGCCTTTCCGAAATACCACATATCGAGAGAAACCACAAAAGGCATCGGCTACATAATTATATACTCTTTACGCCAGTGGTCATATTCATTTTACTGGCTCTGTTTACATCGCTTAACCATATCTATTGTGGGATTATCGCTCTCTTTATTGGTGGATTGGCAACACTCTACTGTCGCCCAGATTTAAAAGGAAAGATATGGGTTGGGGGAATTTTGTTTACGGTATTGTACTTCATTTATTTCGGAAGCATACTTCCGTTCTATCCCCAATATGTGGAGTTGTACTGGAATCTGAACAACCTGACCCATATTCTTGTCTTGGGCATTCCGATTGAAGAATTATTATTCGCCTTTACTTTTGGGATGTACTGGTCTGGATTATACGAACATCTGTATTGGCGAAAACTTATAAAATTAAATAAAGCTCGTAATTAA
- a CDS encoding DUF5676 family membrane protein — protein sequence MYRLNIKKLGFAFGLTGTLIYLGCMIVMLTAGQEGSITFFNSLLHGLDTTSIIRMDVPPLEVLMGIIQTFILWWLIGACIGAFYNAQIKVKK from the coding sequence ATGTATCGATTAAACATAAAAAAACTCGGTTTTGCTTTCGGTCTAACAGGAACCTTAATTTATTTGGGCTGTATGATTGTAATGTTAACAGCAGGACAAGAAGGTTCAATTACCTTTTTCAACAGCCTTTTGCACGGCTTGGATACTACCAGTATCATTAGAATGGATGTACCACCTTTAGAAGTGTTAATGGGAATAATACAAACTTTTATTCTTTGGTGGTTAATAGGGGCTTGTATTGGAGCATTTTATAACGCACAAATAAAAGTTAAAAAATAG
- a CDS encoding SHOCT domain-containing protein codes for MNHYGGMHFIWWIIWFFFLAWIFFIPTDIPYQKTKKDSPLDILKKRFAKGELSKEEFEESKKILKSEN; via the coding sequence ATGAATCACTACGGCGGTATGCATTTTATATGGTGGATTATCTGGTTTTTTTTCTTGGCCTGGATATTTTTCATTCCTACAGACATACCTTATCAAAAAACAAAGAAGGACAGCCCACTGGATATTCTTAAAAAACGCTTTGCAAAAGGCGAATTATCCAAGGAAGAATTTGAAGAATCTAAAAAGATTCTAAAATCAGAAAACTAA
- a CDS encoding SHOCT domain-containing protein — protein sequence MHYYDGSFGGMHLIWWIIWVIFIAWIFFIPADIPYQKSKKESPLDILKNRFAKGEISKEDYEESKKILNADFTKNLNS from the coding sequence ATGCACTATTACGATGGAAGTTTTGGAGGAATGCACCTTATATGGTGGATTATATGGGTCATATTTATTGCCTGGATCTTCTTTATCCCAGCGGATATCCCATATCAAAAATCAAAGAAAGAAAGCCCACTTGATATTCTAAAAAATCGCTTTGCAAAAGGCGAAATATCCAAGGAAGATTATGAAGAATCTAAAAAGATTTTAAACGCGGATTTTACTAAAAACCTTAATTCCTAA
- a CDS encoding heavy-metal-associated domain-containing protein: MKQKFQINGISCGGCVARVKKTLEEHPNIEKAEIFLAPKGATVITMNETLSVAELQKQLDALNGYTITEIN; this comes from the coding sequence ATGAAACAAAAATTTCAAATAAACGGAATCAGTTGTGGTGGATGTGTTGCAAGAGTCAAGAAGACATTGGAAGAACATCCCAACATTGAAAAAGCAGAGATTTTTCTGGCACCAAAAGGAGCTACTGTAATCACTATGAATGAAACTCTTTCAGTTGCCGAACTACAAAAGCAACTCGATGCGCTCAATGGATACACAATCACAGAAATAAATTAA
- a CDS encoding WG repeat-containing protein, protein MKKIVITLLLLPLLGFAQTIENIDYISPFHEGLAAIKKGEKWAFINQEAKIVVDFRDDLVLTKTDDASYPIFSNERCLIAHQKSDVLYYGYIDRTGNPIIQPQFLNATNFEGDKALALKVEKEIIGYNDIFKKDVVSYHYFEVVIDKEGKTIEHLTQLAIHVSPKGKKDKNPPAITSKLISRSLVMVGDENKKWSLKKIE, encoded by the coding sequence ATGAAAAAAATAGTTATCACATTATTGCTTCTTCCACTATTGGGATTTGCACAGACCATCGAGAATATCGATTACATTTCACCTTTTCACGAGGGACTTGCTGCCATAAAAAAAGGAGAGAAATGGGCATTTATAAATCAAGAAGCCAAAATTGTGGTGGATTTTAGGGACGATTTGGTTTTAACCAAAACAGATGATGCCAGCTATCCCATATTTAGTAACGAAAGATGTCTGATTGCACATCAAAAAAGTGATGTGCTTTATTACGGATATATTGATAGAACTGGAAATCCTATCATACAACCACAATTTTTGAATGCAACCAACTTTGAAGGCGATAAAGCATTGGCTTTAAAAGTTGAAAAAGAAATCATTGGCTATAATGACATATTCAAAAAAGACGTGGTAAGCTATCATTATTTTGAGGTTGTCATAGATAAAGAAGGAAAAACAATAGAGCATTTAACTCAATTGGCCATTCACGTCTCGCCTAAAGGCAAGAAGGATAAAAATCCACCTGCAATTACATCCAAGCTAATCTCTAGAAGTTTAGTTATGGTTGGAGACGAAAACAAGAAATGGTCACTAAAGAAAATAGAATAA
- a CDS encoding helix-turn-helix domain-containing protein: protein MSKPKEFWIKNMVCNRCLKVIKQELQELGVTVLSLELGRLLVEAPKKTNNEIVNAVTTVLHSNDFEIVQNEDVMLTERIKIILIEQLQELPLHIKVKTSELLASNLHKDYKTLSKLFSTNEHTTIEKYFIKLKIEKVKELIQLKQHSFSEIGYLLDYSSVNHLSRQFKEVIGMSMTDYKNTENWKRNFYDEII from the coding sequence ATGAGCAAACCAAAAGAATTTTGGATTAAGAATATGGTCTGTAATCGCTGCTTAAAAGTAATTAAGCAGGAACTACAGGAACTTGGAGTAACAGTACTTTCTTTGGAATTGGGAAGGTTGTTGGTAGAAGCACCAAAAAAAACCAACAATGAAATTGTCAATGCTGTAACAACCGTACTTCACTCCAATGATTTTGAAATCGTTCAGAACGAAGACGTAATGCTTACAGAAAGAATCAAGATTATTCTTATTGAACAATTGCAAGAGCTACCCTTACATATTAAGGTAAAAACATCTGAACTATTGGCATCAAATCTTCATAAGGATTATAAGACCTTGAGCAAATTATTTTCTACCAATGAACATACAACCATCGAAAAGTACTTTATCAAATTGAAGATAGAGAAAGTTAAAGAACTCATCCAACTTAAACAACATTCCTTTTCAGAAATAGGATACTTATTGGATTATAGCAGTGTCAACCATTTGTCCCGACAATTCAAAGAAGTGATTGGAATGAGTATGACTGACTATAAAAATACCGAAAATTGGAAACGAAACTTTTATGATGAAATTATATAA
- a CDS encoding HYC_CC_PP family protein, with the protein MKSSFTKILAFFLAVVILFSTSSFTVDMHFCCKKLVDMSILGKAKACKDMAQKKDSYTKQCTTLQEKGCCDNQSIFKKGDDAFKKSNTIPEPETLVFLNTYFHTYINLFEGLEDNVISFQTYRPPLLSTDIIILNETFLI; encoded by the coding sequence GTGAAGTCTTCTTTTACCAAAATATTGGCCTTTTTTTTAGCAGTTGTTATACTGTTTTCTACCTCTTCCTTTACGGTAGATATGCATTTTTGCTGTAAAAAGTTGGTAGATATGTCCATTCTGGGCAAAGCCAAAGCTTGCAAAGATATGGCTCAAAAAAAAGATTCATACACCAAACAATGTACTACATTGCAAGAGAAAGGTTGCTGCGACAACCAGTCCATTTTTAAAAAAGGTGATGATGCCTTCAAAAAATCCAACACCATACCAGAACCTGAAACGCTTGTTTTCTTAAATACTTACTTTCATACCTATATCAATCTATTTGAGGGATTGGAGGATAACGTAATTTCTTTTCAAACCTATAGGCCGCCTCTCTTATCTACAGATATAATAATTCTCAACGAGACCTTCTTAATTTGA
- a CDS encoding HYC_CC_PP family protein, giving the protein MKKVFHKIASFCMALLVLLSTVSFTVDSHYCGDILVDSSLFGHVETCGMEVNKQSPLPECNISKKDCCSDEQQSISGQDELQLTFDKITLNQQLFVAAFFHSYNTLFEISEEVTFTLNDYPPPIIVRHIYKLDETYLI; this is encoded by the coding sequence ATGAAAAAAGTTTTTCATAAAATAGCATCATTTTGTATGGCACTTTTAGTGTTACTATCAACTGTTTCTTTTACTGTTGATAGTCATTACTGTGGTGATATTTTAGTGGATTCTTCATTGTTTGGCCACGTTGAAACTTGTGGTATGGAAGTTAATAAACAATCACCTTTACCAGAGTGCAATATCTCCAAAAAGGACTGTTGTAGTGATGAGCAACAAAGTATATCGGGACAAGACGAACTACAGCTTACTTTTGATAAAATAACCTTAAATCAGCAGCTTTTCGTTGCTGCTTTTTTCCACTCTTATAATACCCTTTTTGAAATTTCTGAAGAAGTAACCTTTACTTTAAACGATTACCCACCACCCATTATCGTCAGGCATATCTACAAACTTGACGAAACCTATTTAATTTGA